In Aspergillus nidulans FGSC A4 chromosome II, a single window of DNA contains:
- a CDS encoding class I SAM-dependent methyltransferase (transcript_id=CADANIAT00005144), with protein sequence MDMMSVALGAGTGPFNTNLSSTASGSDLHSTHSATSSGPWAATSTSSLASLNDYTNYPLIRQGDRTYLRDPENNYPLPCDLPEIQRQILRSLMLMRVFGGPFCNPYLADKPPKRVLDLACGSGLWSSMCHDYFARRGHRDVALYGIDIVNVAPDLRKNGVNWHFKRHDLRKPRLPFPDDYFDFVFIKDAAMCPLSPAQQAQGLAEPLRVLKSGGILELWDSDSVFRSLLPNPAPARKLASREQDTAEATATYTFSSATPFTNAQNKFLQDYNSWIGKAFDRRKLTTLPCATIGLAFNSEVDVLGKVESRRIAIPLGEPRWEREGGKDGSGPRKQLTPDQLSIRRTALLTVIQMIEGMEPMLMEASGKSRDEWDRWWTAMISDLFQKGGLANGECLEVSAWWGQKK encoded by the coding sequence ATGGACATGATGTCGGTAGCTCTTGGGGCCGGCACCGGTCCGTTCAACACGAACTTGTCTTCAACAGCCTCCGGCTCAGACCTGCATTCCACGCATTCGGCGACCAGCTCAGGTCCCTGGGCTGCAACatccacctcctccctcgcCTCCCTGAACGACTACACCAACTACCCTTTGATCCGTCAAGGCGACCGTACCTATCTCCGCGACCCCGAGAATAACTACCCCCTACCATGCGACCTTCCCGAGATCCAGCGTCAGATCCTGCGCTCCCTCATGCTGATGCGTGTGTTCGGTGGCCCTTTTTGTAACCCATACCTGGCCGACAAACCACCAAAGCGAGTTCTAGACCTGGCCTGCGGCTCCGGTCTTTGGTCGAGCATGTGCCATGATTATTTCGCTCGCCGCGGGCATCGCGATGTGGCTCTCTATGGTATTGATATAGTGAACGTCGCACCGGATCTTCGCAAGAATGGCGTCAATTGGCACTTCAAGCGACACGACCTTCGCAAACCCCGCTTACCCTTCCCCGACGATTATTTCGATTTCGTATTCATAAAGGATGCCGCCATGTGTCCCCTGAGCCCGGCGCAGCAGGCACAAGGTTTGGCCGAACCCCTCAGAGTGCTGAAGTCCGGCGGGATTCTGGAACTCTGGGATTCCGATTCGGTTTTTCGCTCGCTGCTTCCCAATCCTGCACCAGCTCGCAAGTTAGCCTCAAGAGAACAAGATACGGCAGAGGCGACTGCGACGTACACATTTTCATCCGCGACTCCTTTCACAAATGCTCAAAACAAATTTCTGCAAGACTACAACTCCTGGATAGGGAAGGCGTTTGATCGCCGCAAACTCACTACCCTGCCGTGTGCCACAATCGGTCTCGCTTTCAACTCGGAAGTTGATGTATTAGGCAAGGTCGAGAGTCGTCGAATCGCCATTCCTCTGGGCGAACCACGATGGGAGCGCGAAGGCGGAAAAGATGGCAGTGGGCCTCGCAAACAGCTGACCCCCGATCAGCTCTCCATTCGACGGACGGCCCTCCTAACTGTCATTCAGATGATAGAAGGCATGGAGCCCATGCTCATGGAAGCCAGCGGCAAGAGCCGGGACGAATGGGACCGGTGGTGGACTGCCATGATAAGTGACTTGTTCCAGAAAGGAGGCCTAGCCAATGGAGAGTGCTTGGAAGTAAGCGCCTGGTGGGGTCAGAAGAAATAA
- a CDS encoding tRNA (adenine-N(1)-)-methyltransferase (transcript_id=CADANIAT00005141), which yields MTPRHVTPIYAKDANVIVSLLDLHVAQPGEGDLTNGPAPLQILESGTGHGALTLHLSRAIQAANTLPPPLPTASQVKYLEQLPEEHENAEEDLEQEDQEQRQQQEQEQEQWDTWRATRRAIIHTVEVSPIFSRHAEKLVRGFRRGIYAGNIDFYVGRVENWISDQIKKNSSQHYQPFLTHAILDMPSAHLRIPHVASVLKPNGILAVFMPSVTQITECAMYIRKHGIPLELDKVVELGTGISGGRTWDVRFAVKKSKADPGWDSANDPSGSEVMAEESGSESVGGDGGEPAQAGPVANPKEEPVLVCRPLAGQLIGAGGFVGIWRKLHIPSSSGV from the exons ATGACCCCGCGCCACGTAACGCCG ATATACGCAAAAGACGCAAACGTGATTGTCTCATTACTCGATTTGCACGTCGCGCAACCCGGCGAAGGCGACCTCACCAATGGCCCTGCGCCGCTACAGATTCTCGAGTCTGGAACAGGTCACGGCGCCCTGACATTACATCTATCGCGCGCGATTCAAGCCGCTAATACcctccctcctccgctgccgaCAGCGTCCCAGGTGAAATACCTCGAACAACTCCCCGAAGAACACGAGAATGCAGAGGAAGATTTAGagcaagaagaccaagaacaacgacagcaacaagaacaagaacaagaacaatggGACACATGGCGCGCCACCCGCAGAGCTATAATCCACACCGTCGAAGTCTCGCCCATCTTCTCCCGTCACGCTGAAAAACTCGTCCGCGGCTTCCGCCGTGGTATCTACGCCGGCAACATCGACTTCTACGTCGGCCGGGTCGAAAACTGGATCTCGGACCAAATCAAGAAGAACTCCTCACAACACTACCAGCCTTTCCTCACCCACGCCATCCTCGACATGCCCTCCGCCCACTTGCGCATCCCGCACGTCGCATCCGTCCTCAAGCCAAACGGCATCCTTGCCGTGTTCATGCCCAGCGTCACACAGATCACGGAGTGCGCGATGTATATCCGCAAGCATGGGATTCCGCTCGAGCTGGATAAGGTAGTTGAACTGGGGACGGGGATTAGTGGCGGACGCACGTGGGATGTAAGGTTTGCGGTGAAGAAATCCAAGGCAGACCCAGGATGGGATAGTGCAAATGACCCTTCGGGATCTGAGGTTATGGCTGAGGAAAGCGGCTCGGAGTCagttggtggtgatggtggagaaCCAGCGCAGGCTGGGCCTGTTGCTAACCCTAAGGAAGAGCCCGTCCTTGTTTGCCGGCCGCTGGCTGGGCAGTTAATTGGGGCTGGAGGTTTTGTggggatttggaggaagttgcATATTCCCTCATCGTCAGGTGTTTAG
- a CDS encoding thioesterase family protein (transcript_id=CADANIAT00005145), which produces MIRSPVSRSQLLASAFATRRSTAIRKLSGSPQTNNAQPEAPSSKPKPHDIDPRWLTMTKRRVGRCMMFGLKPRQVQEAGDIVQQIARDWRELIAGSEGYLTDATRRGLFRQRVAWGEMHGHVNNVTYVRYAETARVYFTHNFALHIDPAHKTEWMNLVSNKGLGIILRSIKIDYKFPMQYPDKVTVYHKLVHDPSASHSSQFAFHLQAMILSEARQRPAARVHEDLVTYDYKIGKKAAIPPWLMKQLKDTWELQEQAKRHWQQRILDIEARVRKLEVESWDREDAVEDMGSAKN; this is translated from the exons ATGATACGCAGTCCAGTTTCCCGAAGTCAGTTGCTGGCTTCTGCTTTCGCGACACGACGATCCACAGCAATTCGCAAACTCTCAGGCTCCCCTCAAACGAACAATGCCCAGCCTGAAGCCCCGAGCTCCAAGCCGAAACCTCACGACATCGACCCCCGATGGCTTACAATGACGAAACGGCGCGTTGGGAGATGCATGATGTTTGGATTGAAGCCACGTCAGGtgcaggaggctggggaTATTGTGCAGCAAATCGCCAGGGACTGGCGCGAGCTGATTGCCGGTAGTGAGGGATACTTGACGGATGCTACAAGGAGGGGATTGTTCAGGCAGAGGGTTGCGTGGGGTGAGATG CATG GACATGTCAACAACGTCACATACGTCCGCTACGCCGAGACCGCACGCGTATACTTCACCCACAACTTCGCCCTACATATTGACCCAGCACATAAGACCGAATGGATGAACCTCGTCAGCAACAAAGGACTAGGCATTATTCTCCGTAGTATCAAGATTGACTACAAATTC CCCATGCAATACCCCGACAAGGTGACTGTCTACCATAAACTCGTACACGACCCCTCAGCTTCGCACTCGTCGCAGTTTGCCTTCCATCTTCAAGCTATGATCCTTTCTGAAGCGCGCCAGCGCCCTGCCGCCCGCGTCCATGAGGATCTCGTCACGTACGATTACAAAATAGGTAAGAAGGCAGCTATCCCACCGTGGCTTATGAAGCAGCTCAAGGACACTTGGgagcttcaagaacaagcGAAGAGGCACTGGCAGCAGCGGATCTTGGATATCGAGGCGAGAGTGAGAAAGTTGGAGGTTGAGAGCTGGGATCgggaggatgctgttgaggatATGGGGTCTGCGAAGAACTAG
- a CDS encoding amidohydrolase family protein (transcript_id=CADANIAT00005143) produces the protein MKSVYSNHSEHLKPLSRGQVRVLYQRRREDPEYALIRPLKLESSSIRVLINRDMALLKIDTHQHVMPPAVKKAIQKNPGLAQGMKAPDWVLERTLEFMASNDIGTSILSCPFPLTVVCQDAAETAALAREANEYLASIRDRHPTQFGFFASLPSAEDTARCIDEIRYALDRLKADGVVLFTSYNDKYLGHPDFEPVWRELDSRTAVVFTHPTMEDIKKSIDEPFTIPRVLMDWSHETTRTAVHLILTNTIRRCAGNCRIILSHGGGTLPFVAGRIADMGLQTHISGKSADEFLADARLFYFDLALVGHAMPLQLVMDFASDGHVLYGTDYPAVKDGDVAQQWMAVGDKPLIAATRMAAQTLFPRLAE, from the exons ATGAAGTCGGTCTACTCAAATCATTCCGAACATTTAAAGCCACTCAGCCGCGGTCAGGTCAGGGTGTTGTACCAGCGGCGCCGGGAAGACCCAGAGTACGCTTTGATTCGGCCCCTGAAACTCGAAAGCTCTTCAATCCGGGTATTGATTAACAGAGATATGGCATTATTGAAGATCGATACGCACCAACATGTCATGCCCCCGGCCGTTAAGAAGG CCATCCAGAAGAACCCTGGCCTCGCACAGGGCATGAAAGCTCCGGACTGGGTCCTAGAAAGGACGCTGGAATTCATGGCCAGCAACGACATCGGGACATCCATTCTTTCCTGCCCGTTCCCACTCACGGTCGTTTGCCAGGACGCCGCGGAAACCGCAGCGCTCGCCAGAGAAGCCAATGAGTATCTCGCTTCTATCCGTGACCGGCATCCCACGCAGTTtggtttctttgcttccCTACCTTCAGCCGAGGATACGGCCCGGTGcatcgacgagatcagaTATGCGCTGGACAGGCTAAAGGCGGACGGCGTTGTGCTGTTCACCAGCTATAACGACAAGTATCTGGGCCATCCGGATTTCGAACCGGTTTGGCGAGAGCTGGATAGTCGCACGGCCGTTGTATTCACGCATCCCACAATGGAGGATATCAAAAAGTCTATCGACGAGCCGTTCACGATCCCGCGAGTGCTGATGGACTGGTCACACGAGACCACGCGGACAGCCGTGCATTTGATCCTGACAAATACCATACGTCGTTGTGCGGGGAATTGTCGAATTATTCTCTCCCATGGCGGGGGAACGTTGCCTTTCGTCGCCGGCCGGATCGCCGATATGGGGCTCCAAACTCACATATCTGGAAAGTCAGCCGATGAGTTCCTCGCCGATGCTAGGCTGTTTTATTTCGATCTGGCCCTGGTCGGACATGCGATGCCGCTTCAGCTTGTGATGGATTTCGCTTCTGATGGGCATGTCTTGTACGGCACTGACTACCCGGCGGTTAAAGATGGAGACGTCGCTCAACAGTGGATGGCCGTAGGTGATAAGCCGCTAATTGCTGCAACGCGCATGGCTGCACAGACCCTTTTTCCGCGCTTGGCAGAGTAG
- a CDS encoding CCR4-NOT core exoribonuclease subunit ccr4 (transcript_id=CADANIAT00005142), translating to MYSQTHQQQHVIMNGGQAHQRFGMQMKFQTQNHHPHPAQQPHHHAHHNQPPQHVGHQHNFSSGALASATPHFTPSHIQNGTHTNIDEELDESMNEHWQQQLQLAAESRQASSPHYYARAVAQQTKGIQIAPSQPEAQENGVNQKNGITKTKPASRQGWHALDFGGQGLRALAPSLFKYAFLEKLYLSHNKLKVLPPQIGQLRKLTHLDLSANDLTELPEEIGMLTNLRHLLLFDNNIRTLPYEMGYLYRLEILGIEGNPLEDVLKSLIMKEGTKALIRYLKEEMPVHVPPPARDWLVLDETAATSPDKVSVLSYNTLCDSSATQSHYGYAPSRVLSWEFRRETILNELRAHDPDIICLQEIDQGSYNEFFREQLAYSDYKGVFWPRGRAMGMQEEDAKGVDGCATFFKGSKFILLDKQVINFGQTAVRRPDAKGQDDIYNRLWQKDHIAVIVFLENRQTGSRFIIVNAHLYWDPAFKDVKLIQTAILMEEITKHSEKYAKWPPCTDKAAFRFREAQGEQTMPEPAPSAEYASGDQIPLFMCGDFNSSPGSAAYNLIANGGLIEEHPDLEKRMYGNLSKVGMTHPFKLKSAYGAIGELSFTNYTPDFKDILDYIWYSSNTVHVSGLLGEVDKDYLQRVPGFPNYHFPSDHIALLAEFSVKGKKGKVVEADFGPQRN from the exons ATGTATAGCCAGACacaccaacagcagcatgTCATCATGAATGGCGGCCAGGCTCACCAGCGGTTTGGTATGCAGATGAAGTTTCAGACGCAGAACCACCACCCGCACCCCGCACAGCAACCACATCACCACGCACACCACAATCAGCCTCCCCAACACGTTGGCCACCAACacaacttctccagcgggGCTTTGGCGTCCGCTACCCCACACTTCACCCCTAGCCACATTCAGAACGGAACACACACCAatattgacgaagaacttgaCGAGTCTATGAACGAACATTGGCAacagcagcttcagctcgcTGCCGAGTCCCGACAGGCCAGCTCACCCCACTACTATGCTCGTGCCGTAGCTCAGCAGACCAAGGGCATCCAAATCGCACCCAGCCAGCCGGAGGCTCAAGAAAATGGTGTCAATCAGAAGAATGGGATCACGAAGACAAAGCCCGCCTCACGGCAGGGCTGGCATGCGCTGGATTTCGGCGGCCAAGGACTGCGGGCTCTGGCACCGTCACTGTTCAAGTACGCCTTCTTGGAGAAGCTTTATCTCAGTCACAACAAATTGAAAGTACTGCCTCCGCAGATTGGGCAACTGCGGAAGCTCACCCACTTGGATTTATCTGCCAACGATCTTACCGAGCTTCCAGAAGAAATCGGCATGCTCACTAACTTGAGGCACCTTCTTCTGTTCGATAACAATATTCGCACCCTTCCCTACGAGATGGGATATCTTTACCGACTGGAGATTCTGGGAATTGAGGGTAACCCATTGGAGGACGTTCTGAAGTCTCTGATCATGAAAGAGGGCACCAAAGCCCTGATTAGGTATCTTAAAGAAGAGATGCCAG TGCATGTTCCTCCTCCCGCACGAGACTGGCTCGTTCTCGATGAGACCGCAGCTACTTCTCCAGACAAGGTTTCCGTACTCTCCTACAACACACTTTGCGATTCCTCTGCGACCCAATCACACTACGGCTATGCTCCGTCCCGCGTCCTGTCTTGGGAATTCAGACGAGAGACCATCCTTAATGAGCTCAGAGCTCATGACCCGGATATTATCTGTCTGCAGGAGATTGACCAAGGAAGCTACAATGAGTTTTTCAGGGAGCAATTGGCCTACAGTGATTATAAGGGTGTGTTTTGGCCCCGAGGAAGGGCTATGGGcatgcaggaggaggacgccAAGGGTGTTGATGGATGTGCTACCTTCTTCAAGGGAAGCAAATTCATTCTTCTAGACAAGCAGGTGATCAACTTCGGTCAGACGGCGGTACGGAGGCCGGATGCTAAAGGTCAAGACGATATCTATAATCGGCTATGGCAGAAAGACcacatcgccgtcatcgtGTTTTTGGAGAACCGGCAAACTGGATCCCGGTTCATCATTGTCAATGCTCATCTCTATTGGGATCCTGCTTTCAAGGATGTGAAGTTGATTCAGACAGCTATCCTTATGGAGGAGATTACAAAACACTCGGAGAAGTACGCAAAGTGGCCTCCGTGCACGGACAAGGCTGCCTTCCGCTTCCGAGAAGCACAAGGCGAGCAGACGATGCCCGAGCCCGCCCCCTCCGCGGAGTACGCCAGTGGTGACCAAATTCCGCTATTCATGTGTGGAGATTTCAACTCGTCACCTGGATCCGCAGCGTACAACCTCATCGCCAACGGAGGGTTGATTGAAGAGCATCCGGACCTGGAGAAACGTATGTACGGAAATCTAAGCAAAGTTGGCATGACGCATCCCTTCAAGCTCAAGTCGGCATACGGTGCCATTGGCGAATTGAGCTTTACAAATTACACCCCCGACTTCAAGGATATACTCGACTACATCTGGTACTCATCGAATACGGTGCACGTCTCGGGATTACTAGGCGAGGTGGACAAGGACTATCTACAGAGGGTGCCTGGATTCCCCAACTATCATTTCCCAAGTGATCATATCGCATTGTTAGCGGAGTTTTCAGTTAAAGGTAAAAAGGGCAAGGTTGTGGAAGCGGATTTTGGACCGCAACGAAACTGA
- a CDS encoding metallophosphoesterase family protein (transcript_id=CADANIAT00005139), producing the protein MTRRFVRAGVQLAIFASFALLLIVTLDNRFRVLPAAIHGHLPSHYAGFVVTDVTVATCSILNPFSSCKSSAPWWTQVEKDLYLRTGWTSAAYIRFQRKKEEELLPADKVVIDLKISRLAPEVQDDPKEDKADWEQRPGGIWLKRTAKRHASDSHSAITSVDVLFGADAVDPRPGWEVKDTPILLDSRTESLEARITVRRGDPLKIKKPVPRINENGRFKIMQLADLHLSTGLGHCRDPVPPELIPGQGCEADPRTLDFIERLLDEEQPDLVILSGDQVNGETSRDAQSPLFKSVKLLVDRKIPYAAIFGNHDDEGNLDRHQSMAILEDLPYSLSSAGPEDIDGVGNYIVEVLGRGNTDHSALTLYLLDSHSYSPDERQFRGYDWIKPNQIRWFKTTAQGLKAKHQQYAYMHMNMAFIHIPLPEFAQRGNYFRGNWSEPSTAPGFNSGFKDALEEEGILFVGCGHDHANDYCALSKNEAQKPSLWMCYGGGAGFGGYGGYGGFIRRVRFFDFDMNPGRVVTYKRLEYGNTDARIDEMMIVDGGMVKGPD; encoded by the exons ATGACACGCCGTTTT GTTCGCGCGGGCGTGCAGCTCGCCATTTTTGCTTCGTTTGCTCTACTTCTTATTGTCACTCTTGATAACAGATTCCGTGTTCTCCCAGCCGCAATTCACGGCCATCTTCCCTCCCATTATGCGGGCTTTGTTGTAACGGACGTGACCGTAGCGACGTGCTCGATCTTGAACCCCTTTTCGAGCTGCAAATCTTCGGCACCATGGTGGACTCAGGTGGAGAAAGACTTGTACCTGCGGACGGGTTGGACCTCCGCAGCATACATTCGATTCcagcggaagaaggaagaggagcttCTTCCTGCGGATAAGGTCGTTATCGACCTGAAGATTAGCAGACTTGCGCCAGAAGTCCAAGATGATCCGAAAGAAGATAAAGCCGATTGGGAACAGCGCCCCGGCGGCATATGGTTAAAGAGGACGGCGAAGCGACACGCGAGCGATTCTCACAGCGCCATTACATCCGTTGATGTCCTTTTCGGCGCCGATGCGGTCGATCCTCGCCCCGGTTGGGAAGTCAAGGACACACCCATATTGCTAGATAGTCGGACGGAGAGCCTGGAAGCTCGGATCACGGTTCGGAGGGGAGACCCACTGAAAATCAAGAAACCGGTACCAAGGATCAACGAGAATGGTCGATTCAAGATCATGCAGCTGGCGGACCTGCATCTCAGTACTGGTTTAGGACACTGCCGGGACCCTGTGCCCCCAGAGCTTATCCCTGGCCAGGGATGTGAGGCGGATCCTCGAACGCTAGACTTTATAGAGAGActtcttgatgaggagcagcCAGATTTGGTCATTCTGAGCGGAGACCAAGTGAACGGTGAAACGTCCAGAGATGCACAGAGTCCTCTCTTCAAGTCCGTTAAGTTGTTAGTCGACCGCAAGATACCCTACGCCGCTATTTTCGGTAACCATGACGATGAGGGTAATCTAGATCGCCATCAATCCATGGCAATCTTGGAAGATTTGCCATACTCACTCTCGTCGGCCGGTCCAGAAGATATAGATGGCGTTGGTAATTATATCGTGGAAGTGCTCGGTCGTGGAAATACCGACCATTCCGCTCTAACGCTCTACCTCCTCGACTCACATTCATACTCACCAGATGAACGCCAGTTTCGGGGTTATGATTGGATCAAGCCCAACCAGATTCGCTGGTTTAAGACCACAGCCCAAGGTCTGAAAGCCAAACATCAACAATACGCATATATGCACATGAACATGGCATTCATCCATATTCCTCTTCCTGAGTTCGCTCAAAGAGGAAACTACTTCCGCGGAAATTGGTCCGAGCCCTCCACAGCGCCAGGGTTTAATTCCGGATTCAAGGAtgccctcgaagaagaagggattcTTTTCGTAGGATGCGGACA TGATCACGCTAACGACTACTGCGCCCTCAGCAAAAACGAGGCCCAGAAACCGTCACTCTGGATGTGttacggaggaggagccgGTTTTGGGGGCTATGGCGGCTACGGTGGCTTCATCCGCCGCGTGCGGTtctttgactttgatatGAACCCTGGTCGGGTTGTTACATACAAGCGGTTGGAGTATGGTAATACGGATGCGAGAATTGATGAGATGATGATTGTCGATGGGGGTATGGTCAAGGGACCAGATTGA
- a CDS encoding putative Phosphoserine phosphatase (transcript_id=CADANIAT00005140) translates to MGSTLPYLKTNPQIIFFSDFDGTITIDDSKSIASAILIKTLCQTDNLGFGQEKRRQLNKDVLENKVTFRDSFREMLDSVPNAFDDCLEILKKNMRLDPHFKEFYYWAKENNVPIVILSSGMIPVIRTLLETLLGHNIDDHLTIVANDVESRDGRDINTPGGWQIKYHDDTHFGHDKSLEIKPYAAVPFDERPTLLYAGDGVSDLSAASETDLLFAKAGKDLITYCEREGMPYTVFEDWSSILATTKDILSGRMKVKKEQKE, encoded by the exons ATGGGCTCGACTCTCCCCTATCTGAAGACCAACCCTCAGATCATTTTCTTCTCAGATTTTGATGGCACTATTACTATCGACGACAGTAAGTCCATAGCATCTGCG ATACTGATCAAAACCCTCTGCCAGACCGACAACCTTGGCTTTGGCCAGGAGAAGCGCCGCCAGCTTAACAAGGACGTACTTGAGAATAAGGTTACTTTCCG TGATTCTTTCCGAGAAATGCTCGACAGCGTCCCCAATGCTTTCGATGACTGCCTCGAGatcctcaagaagaacatgCGCCTGGACCCACATTTCAAGGAATTCTACTACTGGGCTAAGGAGAACAACGTTCCTATTGTGATTTTGTCCTCCGGAATGATTCCCGTGATCCGGACGTTATTGGAGACGCTCCTGGGCCACAACATTGATGACCATCTCACAATTGTCGCCAACGACGTTGAAAGTCGCGATGGCAGGGACATCAACACTCCGGGTGGGTGGCAAATAAAGTATCACGATGACAC CCACTTCGGCCATGATAAATCCTTGGAGATTAAGCCGTACGCTGCGGTGCCGTTCGACGAGCGTCCGACCCTGCTTTACGCCGGCGACGGTGTGTCGGACTTGTCTGCTGCTAGCGAGACAGATTTGCTTTTCGCAAAAGCCGGCAAGG ATTTGATCACCTACTGTGAGCGCGAAGGAATGCCATACACGGTCTTTGAGGATTGGTCATCGATTCTTGCCACAACAAAGGATATCCTGAGTGGCAGGATGAAGGTAAAGAAGGAACAGAAGGAGTAA